One part of the Borreliella afzelii genome encodes these proteins:
- the rpoN gene encoding RNA polymerase factor sigma-54 — MIKQKLKLSQNLNSIQIQTIKLLSLNKKELTQLILEEIENNECLKIDSNKIFFETLKTYRFKKVFYKEDNMIKNQHDIALEKTQTNISLKEHLLLQLRIQRINEDELKIGEILINNLNNKGFHIINPYDLFKKEEKEKVKKIIELIQKFDPIGICVPNIIESLILQAKHHKLESNIIKILEKAELLEKTQEKLKEELKIRSKEFNTALEIIRQKLNPNPTFEFKDPEDTNFYVDPDILIINHNNKFKIKIKEVNIFKKELKRTNENPQKQKKAKWLIESLRYRDEILAKIGIAIYTLQKEFLRRGFKSLRPMNLSILSEKINVSKSTISRAIKNKYLKCEWGTILIKELFSSVGGAKTNEFSKLSIKITVKKLLEVNKKMSDKAISAILKSKGISISRRTVNKYRNELKSEKGRIYYGT, encoded by the coding sequence ATGATTAAACAAAAATTAAAATTATCTCAAAATTTAAACTCAATTCAAATACAAACAATAAAATTATTAAGTCTTAATAAAAAAGAATTAACACAGCTTATATTAGAAGAAATCGAAAATAACGAATGCCTAAAAATAGACTCAAATAAAATATTTTTTGAAACATTAAAAACATATAGATTTAAAAAGGTTTTTTATAAAGAAGATAATATGATAAAAAATCAACACGACATAGCGCTTGAAAAAACACAAACAAACATTTCTTTAAAAGAACACCTTTTGCTACAATTAAGAATTCAAAGAATAAACGAAGATGAACTTAAAATAGGTGAAATATTAATAAACAATCTAAACAACAAAGGCTTTCATATAATAAACCCTTACGATCTTTTTAAAAAGGAAGAAAAAGAAAAAGTAAAAAAAATAATTGAACTTATTCAAAAATTTGATCCAATAGGAATTTGTGTCCCCAATATAATAGAATCGTTAATTTTACAAGCAAAGCATCATAAATTAGAAAGTAATATTATTAAAATTCTTGAAAAAGCAGAACTTCTTGAAAAAACTCAAGAAAAGTTAAAAGAAGAGCTCAAAATAAGAAGTAAAGAATTTAACACAGCTTTAGAAATTATAAGACAAAAGCTCAATCCCAACCCAACATTCGAATTTAAAGACCCAGAAGACACTAATTTTTATGTTGATCCAGATATATTAATAATAAACCACAATAACAAATTTAAGATTAAAATCAAAGAAGTTAACATCTTTAAAAAAGAACTTAAAAGAACAAATGAAAATCCTCAAAAACAAAAAAAAGCAAAATGGTTAATCGAATCATTGAGATATAGAGACGAAATACTTGCAAAAATAGGAATAGCTATATACACATTGCAAAAAGAATTTTTAAGAAGAGGTTTTAAAAGCTTAAGACCAATGAACTTGAGCATTTTGTCAGAAAAAATCAATGTATCAAAATCAACAATATCAAGAGCAATAAAAAATAAATATTTAAAATGCGAATGGGGTACCATATTAATCAAAGAGCTCTTTAGCTCTGTTGGTGGAGCAAAAACAAATGAATTTTCAAAATTAAGCATTAAAATAACGGTAAAAAAGTTGCTAGAAGTAAATAAAAAGATGTCAGATAAAGCAATTTCTGCTATACTAAAATCCAAAGGAATCTCTATTTCTAGAAGAACAGTAAACAAGTATAGAAATGAATTGAAATCTGAGAAAGGAAGAATATATTATGGAACCTAA
- a CDS encoding HPF/RaiA family ribosome-associated protein produces the protein MEPKIQAVNYNLNESEKIFILKKLEKFDTHIKKHVENLKITIKKEHELFEFDAHIHFNWGKRIHIREAGKILLTLIDSAIGTLYKTATKEKEKKNNK, from the coding sequence ATGGAACCTAAAATTCAAGCAGTTAATTATAACTTAAATGAGAGTGAAAAAATTTTTATTCTCAAAAAGCTAGAAAAATTTGATACTCATATCAAAAAACATGTAGAAAATTTAAAAATTACAATCAAAAAAGAACATGAACTTTTTGAATTCGACGCACATATTCACTTTAATTGGGGGAAAAGAATACATATAAGAGAAGCTGGAAAAATACTTCTCACCCTTATTGATAGCGCAATAGGAACACTTTACAAAACAGCAACTAAAGAAAAAGAAAAGAAAAACAACAAATAA
- a CDS encoding HPr family phosphocarrier protein, translated as MQEVEIEIINKDGIHSRSANIISEFANKHSSCDIKITTKDGRKADAKSTIEIIILGIVYKEKVKITVIGKKEKLTIKNLLNLLKYNFLKEL; from the coding sequence ATGCAAGAAGTAGAAATTGAGATAATAAATAAAGATGGGATACATTCAAGATCAGCAAACATCATTTCTGAATTCGCAAATAAACACTCTTCGTGTGATATAAAAATAACAACAAAAGATGGTAGAAAAGCTGACGCAAAGTCTACAATCGAAATTATCATATTAGGAATAGTATACAAAGAAAAAGTAAAAATAACTGTCATCGGGAAAAAAGAAAAACTGACAATTAAAAATTTGTTAAACTTACTAAAATATAATTTTTTAAAAGAGCTTTAA
- a CDS encoding cation:proton antiporter domain-containing protein: protein MNKKIFYITILLHLPNILFSYSTKDDIETTMSSFVMSLAIIVISSISLGNLVAKIGIPKVIGQITAGIILSPNAFGKIQIPLLFPLGITQIGENYLINEKIFAISTIASIILLFTAGLETDLKLFIKFLPRGGIIGITEVIGTFTSFVLMASIIFNVPLISPTSLFIGIIGTPTSAGIAASILSAKKKMSTSEGVTIISTSIIDDVLSMLMLTSVITISRSISDLDIASSIKSIIQNIVIWLCLTFFLIYISETLSRLLKKLNSVTLATVITLSLALTISSIFQNLGMSFVVGAYVFGLAMSKTDIVYVIQDKLTIFERFFIPIFFTSIGLMSDINEILSKEVLILGLAISAIAILTKSIFCFIPALFLGFNKLGALKIAVGMVPRGEVSLIMANVALSSGFISQKIFGIIIIMVFLPTIVATPIINFLFKINKSGLKKELPIDQNTHICVSFEYDNLAKILVWDLKNELRKEGFFTQQIKNDSSQYINARKNNISFSIKREGSKITFECPNNHLIIMQDLFRETILNLEKITKEVETISLRTKKLDYSINYDKILSNIKLNKRIKKENIILELKASNKADVLRELLSVINIEIDKERIFQDLMEREKLITTALKEGFAIPHLKTNLISKIHIAIGISHEGIDFNALDKNLSHVFILILCPAKDYVSYPRILASVVGKVDLYKKEILNAKTDKEIYNIIVS, encoded by the coding sequence ATGAACAAAAAAATTTTTTACATAACAATATTGCTGCACTTACCTAATATTCTATTTTCATACTCAACAAAAGATGACATTGAGACAACAATGTCATCTTTTGTTATGAGTCTGGCAATCATTGTAATCTCATCTATTTCGCTAGGCAATCTAGTAGCAAAAATAGGGATTCCAAAAGTAATAGGACAAATAACAGCGGGAATCATTCTAAGTCCAAATGCCTTTGGAAAAATTCAAATACCTTTATTATTCCCATTAGGAATAACTCAAATTGGAGAAAATTATTTAATAAATGAAAAAATATTTGCAATCTCTACCATAGCTTCAATAATATTACTTTTCACGGCAGGACTTGAAACTGACTTAAAATTGTTTATCAAATTTTTGCCACGCGGAGGAATTATTGGAATAACAGAAGTTATTGGCACCTTCACAAGTTTTGTATTAATGGCCAGCATAATTTTTAATGTGCCTCTGATAAGTCCAACCTCGCTTTTTATTGGAATAATTGGAACTCCAACATCAGCAGGAATCGCAGCAAGTATACTCTCTGCAAAGAAAAAAATGAGCACTTCAGAGGGAGTAACAATAATCTCAACTTCGATTATTGATGATGTGCTTTCAATGCTTATGCTTACAAGTGTAATAACTATATCAAGATCTATATCAGATCTTGATATAGCAAGCTCAATTAAAAGCATAATTCAAAACATAGTAATTTGGCTATGCTTAACTTTCTTTTTAATATATATATCAGAGACACTCTCAAGACTGTTGAAAAAATTAAACAGCGTTACATTGGCAACCGTAATAACACTCTCTCTAGCCCTTACTATTTCAAGTATTTTTCAAAATCTAGGAATGTCTTTTGTTGTTGGAGCTTATGTATTTGGACTTGCTATGTCAAAAACAGATATTGTATATGTAATTCAAGACAAACTAACAATCTTTGAAAGATTTTTTATCCCAATCTTTTTTACATCAATTGGACTTATGTCAGATATTAACGAAATACTCTCAAAAGAAGTTCTCATTTTAGGATTGGCAATTAGCGCAATAGCAATACTTACTAAAAGCATATTTTGCTTTATTCCAGCACTCTTTTTGGGATTTAATAAACTTGGAGCCTTAAAAATTGCAGTAGGAATGGTCCCAAGAGGAGAAGTTTCACTTATTATGGCAAATGTAGCATTATCTTCAGGATTTATTAGCCAAAAAATATTTGGAATCATAATAATAATGGTATTTTTACCAACAATAGTTGCAACACCCATAATAAACTTTTTATTCAAAATAAATAAAAGCGGACTTAAAAAAGAACTCCCAATAGATCAAAATACACACATATGCGTATCATTTGAATATGACAATTTAGCCAAAATTCTTGTGTGGGACTTGAAAAACGAGTTAAGAAAAGAAGGATTTTTCACACAACAGATTAAAAATGATTCTTCACAATATATTAATGCAAGAAAAAATAATATATCCTTTTCAATAAAAAGAGAAGGCAGTAAAATCACATTCGAATGCCCAAATAATCACTTAATTATAATGCAAGACCTTTTTAGAGAAACAATCTTAAACCTAGAAAAAATAACCAAAGAAGTTGAAACAATCTCTTTAAGAACAAAAAAACTAGATTACTCAATAAATTATGATAAAATCCTTAGTAATATCAAGCTAAATAAAAGAATAAAAAAGGAAAATATTATTCTAGAATTAAAAGCAAGCAATAAGGCGGATGTTCTAAGAGAACTTTTAAGCGTAATAAACATTGAAATTGACAAAGAAAGAATATTCCAAGATTTAATGGAAAGAGAAAAATTAATTACTACCGCACTAAAAGAAGGTTTTGCTATTCCTCATTTAAAAACAAATTTAATCTCAAAAATACATATTGCAATAGGAATAAGCCATGAAGGGATTGACTTTAATGCTCTTGACAAGAATTTAAGCCATGTTTTTATATTAATATTGTGCCCAGCAAAAGATTATGTTAGCTACCCCAGAATTTTAGCATCTGTTGTAGGCAAAGTTGATCTATATAAAAAAGAAATTTTAAATGCAAAAACAGATAAAGAAATTTATAATATAATAGTGAGTTGA
- the aspS gene encoding aspartate--tRNA ligase — protein MFKVIKCNELNEKLINKKVEINAWVKKIRHHGKFTFLDIRDRYEKAQVLITEEHLLKIVEKIKLEYCIKIQGLLIKRPSNMINANMTTGYFEILAKNIEIISKCNELPFMIEDDNNASENSKLKYRYLDLRRDSLKNKIILRCQATHLIRNFLVKRKFLELETPTFVKSTPEGARDFVIPSRIHKGSFYALPQSPQLYKQLIMIAGFDKYFQIARCYRDEDSRGDRQPEFTQLDLEMSFVKKENIFKLIENMLFSIFKNCLNIKLSKKFKKITYKTAMNKYGSDKPDTRFELTLQDISHNLKNSEFNVFKDILNNKGSIKTLIVKDKADTFSRAKINNLEEIAKLYKTQGLYFTKIENNKFSGGIAKFLKTEEQQLIKAYSLENNDIIFFIANNKWEIACKAMGQIRIKIANDLGLIDENKFEFLWVYDFPLFEYDENTKTYIPAHHMFSIPKKRYISNLEKNPNKAIGEIYDLVLNGVELGSGSIRIHNKELQQRIFNIIGFQKEKSEDRFGFFLKALEYGAPNHGGIAIGIDRLIMLMTKSTSIKDVILFPKNSFAASPLDNSPSKISNEQLKELGINIAADDT, from the coding sequence ATGTTTAAAGTTATTAAATGTAATGAATTAAATGAAAAATTGATAAACAAAAAAGTTGAAATAAATGCTTGGGTAAAAAAAATTAGACACCACGGAAAATTTACCTTTCTAGACATAAGAGACAGATATGAAAAAGCTCAAGTTCTGATAACTGAAGAACACCTTCTAAAGATAGTAGAAAAAATAAAACTTGAATATTGCATTAAAATTCAAGGATTATTGATTAAAAGGCCTTCCAACATGATAAATGCAAATATGACAACAGGATATTTTGAAATATTGGCAAAAAATATTGAAATTATCTCAAAGTGTAATGAATTGCCATTTATGATAGAAGATGACAATAATGCAAGTGAAAACTCAAAACTTAAATATAGATACTTAGATTTAAGAAGAGATTCATTGAAAAATAAAATCATTTTAAGATGCCAAGCTACTCATCTAATTAGAAATTTTTTAGTAAAAAGAAAATTTTTAGAACTAGAAACTCCAACTTTTGTAAAATCAACACCAGAAGGCGCAAGAGACTTTGTAATCCCATCAAGGATTCATAAAGGATCTTTTTATGCTTTACCCCAATCTCCACAACTTTATAAACAACTTATAATGATAGCAGGATTTGATAAATACTTTCAAATAGCCCGTTGCTATAGAGATGAAGATTCAAGAGGAGATAGACAGCCGGAATTCACTCAGCTCGATCTCGAAATGAGTTTTGTCAAAAAAGAAAATATTTTTAAATTAATAGAAAATATGCTTTTTTCAATATTTAAAAATTGCCTTAATATTAAATTATCTAAAAAATTCAAAAAAATAACATACAAAACGGCAATGAACAAATATGGAAGCGATAAACCAGATACTAGATTTGAACTTACATTACAAGATATAAGTCACAATCTAAAAAATTCAGAATTCAATGTATTTAAAGATATTCTAAACAATAAAGGTTCAATTAAAACTTTGATAGTAAAAGATAAAGCTGATACGTTTTCAAGAGCAAAAATAAATAATTTAGAAGAAATTGCAAAGCTTTACAAAACACAAGGACTTTATTTCACAAAAATTGAAAACAATAAATTTTCTGGAGGAATTGCAAAATTTTTAAAAACAGAAGAACAGCAATTAATAAAAGCCTATTCTCTAGAAAATAATGACATAATTTTCTTTATAGCTAATAACAAATGGGAAATTGCTTGCAAAGCAATGGGTCAAATTAGAATAAAAATTGCAAACGATCTTGGACTAATAGATGAAAATAAATTTGAATTTCTATGGGTCTACGACTTTCCACTATTTGAATATGATGAAAATACAAAAACTTATATACCAGCTCACCACATGTTCTCGATTCCCAAAAAGCGATATATTTCTAATTTAGAAAAAAATCCAAACAAAGCTATAGGAGAAATTTACGATCTTGTTTTAAATGGCGTAGAACTTGGTTCAGGTTCAATTAGAATACATAACAAAGAACTTCAACAAAGAATTTTTAACATAATAGGATTTCAAAAAGAAAAATCAGAAGATAGATTTGGATTTTTTCTAAAAGCATTAGAATATGGAGCTCCCAATCATGGCGGCATTGCAATTGGTATTGATAGACTAATAATGCTAATGACAAAATCAACTTCAATAAAAGATGTAATACTATTTCCCAAAAATTCTTTTGCAGCAAGTCCTCTTGACAACTCCCCTTCTAAAATCTCAAATGAACAACTCAAAGAACTGGGAATCAATATTGCTGCAGATGATACTTAA
- the fbaA gene encoding class II fructose-bisphosphate aldolase, with protein MGVLDKIKPGVVYGKELHSLYEICKNEGFAIPSINCIGTNSINAVLEAAKEINSPIMIQFSNSGSAFICGKGLKMEKPQGVSIAGAISGAMHVHLMAEHYGVPVVLHTDHCAKNLLPWVEGLLEYGEKYYSQHKRPLFSSHMLDLSEEPIKENIEISKKFLERMAKIEMFLEIELGITGGEEDGVDNSDRASHELFSTPEDIYYGYSELLKISPNFQIAAAFGNVHGVYKPGNVKLTPRVLKDGQDYVISKTGVNISKPVSYVFHGGSGSTIDEINEALSYGVVKMNIDTDTQWAAWEGVLNYYKKNENRLQGQLGDGKNIDIPNKKFYDPRVWLREAEVSMKDRVKIACKNLNNINRN; from the coding sequence ATGGGCGTTTTAGACAAGATTAAACCAGGTGTAGTTTATGGAAAAGAACTGCATTCTTTATATGAAATATGTAAAAATGAAGGATTTGCTATTCCTTCTATTAATTGTATAGGAACAAATTCTATTAATGCAGTTTTGGAGGCAGCAAAGGAAATTAATTCTCCTATTATGATACAATTTTCCAATAGTGGTTCTGCTTTTATTTGTGGGAAAGGATTGAAGATGGAAAAACCACAAGGAGTTTCAATAGCTGGAGCTATTTCTGGTGCTATGCATGTGCATTTGATGGCAGAGCATTATGGTGTTCCTGTTGTTCTTCATACTGATCATTGTGCTAAAAATTTGCTTCCTTGGGTTGAAGGACTTTTAGAGTATGGTGAAAAATACTATAGTCAGCACAAAAGGCCATTATTTTCTTCACATATGTTAGATTTGTCAGAAGAGCCTATTAAAGAAAATATTGAAATTTCTAAAAAATTCTTAGAAAGAATGGCAAAAATTGAAATGTTTTTAGAAATAGAGCTTGGAATTACAGGTGGAGAAGAAGATGGAGTTGATAATTCGGATAGAGCTTCGCATGAACTATTTTCGACTCCAGAGGATATTTATTATGGATATTCAGAGCTTTTAAAGATTAGTCCAAATTTTCAGATTGCAGCAGCTTTTGGAAATGTTCATGGAGTATATAAACCGGGGAATGTTAAGCTTACCCCAAGAGTGTTAAAGGATGGCCAAGATTATGTTATATCAAAAACAGGAGTAAATATTAGCAAGCCAGTTTCTTATGTTTTTCATGGGGGTTCTGGGTCTACAATTGATGAGATTAATGAGGCACTTTCTTATGGGGTTGTAAAGATGAATATTGATACAGATACACAGTGGGCTGCTTGGGAAGGTGTTTTAAATTATTACAAAAAAAATGAAAATCGTTTGCAAGGTCAATTAGGAGATGGCAAGAATATTGATATTCCAAATAAGAAATTTTACGATCCAAGAGTTTGGTTAAGAGAAGCTGAAGTTTCCATGAAAGATCGTGTGAAGATTGCATGCAAAAATCTTAATAATATTAATAGGAATTAA
- a CDS encoding NAD-dependent epimerase, translating to MKIFLTGIAGFIGFHVAKKLVEKGHEVLGIDILNDYYDLKFKHERLEALGFCSKDVKTDKIIKSEKYNNLSFAYLDILNKDKLLELFKEYKFTHVCHLAAQAGIRDSLENPDNYVSINIVGFFNVLDVCRVYKENIKHFVYASTSSVYGINENIPSNEDSSTDHPLNLYAASKKSNEMIAHAYSASFNIPTTGLRFFTVYGTYGRPDMALYLFSDGIKNGESINIFNNGNMARDFTYVSDIANGVYKVLKNPARSDCNFDVKNPNSSTSSFPYRIYNIGTGHATKLLDFIEELEANFDKKALKNYMPMQKADVVESCCDILKLKNDVGYEAKISIKEGIKEFSQWYKMLETTKKV from the coding sequence ATGAAGATTTTTTTAACTGGAATTGCAGGGTTTATTGGATTTCATGTAGCCAAAAAACTTGTAGAAAAAGGGCATGAAGTTTTAGGTATAGATATATTAAATGATTATTATGATCTCAAATTTAAGCATGAAAGATTAGAGGCTTTGGGTTTTTGTTCTAAGGATGTTAAAACCGATAAGATTATTAAGAGTGAAAAATATAATAATTTATCTTTTGCTTATCTTGATATATTAAATAAAGATAAACTACTAGAACTTTTTAAAGAGTATAAGTTTACACATGTTTGTCATTTAGCTGCTCAAGCGGGCATTAGGGATAGTCTTGAAAATCCTGATAACTATGTTTCAATAAATATTGTTGGGTTTTTTAACGTTTTAGATGTGTGTAGAGTTTACAAAGAAAATATCAAGCATTTTGTTTATGCTTCAACGTCATCGGTTTATGGCATAAATGAGAATATTCCGTCTAATGAAGATTCTAGTACGGATCACCCTTTAAATTTATATGCAGCTAGCAAAAAATCTAATGAGATGATAGCTCATGCTTATAGTGCATCTTTTAATATTCCTACAACAGGGCTTAGGTTTTTTACAGTTTATGGAACCTATGGAAGACCCGATATGGCTTTATATTTATTTTCAGATGGAATTAAAAACGGTGAGTCCATTAATATTTTTAACAATGGAAATATGGCTAGAGATTTTACATATGTAAGTGATATTGCAAACGGTGTTTACAAAGTGTTAAAAAATCCGGCTAGAAGCGATTGTAATTTTGACGTTAAAAATCCAAATTCGTCAACGTCTTCTTTCCCTTATAGAATATATAATATAGGAACTGGACATGCAACTAAATTGTTGGATTTCATTGAAGAGCTTGAGGCAAATTTTGATAAAAAGGCTTTAAAAAATTATATGCCTATGCAAAAAGCAGATGTTGTGGAAAGTTGTTGTGATATTTTAAAGCTTAAAAATGATGTGGGCTATGAGGCTAAAATTTCTATTAAAGAAGGAATAAAAGAATTTTCACAGTGGTATAAAATGTTAGAGACTACTAAGAAAGTTTGA
- the jag gene encoding RNA-binding cell elongation regulator Jag/EloR encodes MSYEFYGKTEQEAIKKAMRDLELKEGEFDVEILDKERVGFLFKKEMIKIRVSPHVKEVKKGSFEIQIGDEICDKILEFVKEMLIKMGYTVNLTIELKEEGYVKISIETDSPNILIGREGKNLDSLQLLTNVYTSRLIGETGAFNRVILDIGDYRERFKSRFINLAINSFHKVKRTRRSILLPSMNPFERRIIHTTLNRYSDIKTESEGDGNIKRIRVSYVRNNRFGSNNFRSYQKRDLGFKK; translated from the coding sequence ATGAGCTATGAATTTTACGGAAAAACCGAACAAGAAGCAATAAAGAAAGCAATGAGAGATCTAGAATTAAAAGAGGGTGAGTTTGATGTAGAAATTTTAGACAAAGAAAGGGTTGGATTTTTATTTAAGAAAGAAATGATTAAAATAAGGGTTTCTCCTCATGTAAAGGAAGTTAAAAAAGGTAGTTTTGAAATTCAAATTGGGGATGAAATTTGTGATAAAATCTTAGAATTTGTAAAAGAAATGCTAATTAAAATGGGATATACTGTAAACTTAACAATAGAACTTAAAGAAGAAGGGTATGTTAAGATTTCTATTGAGACAGATAGTCCAAATATTTTGATTGGACGAGAGGGTAAAAATTTAGATTCTTTACAGCTTTTGACAAATGTTTATACCTCTAGGCTTATTGGTGAAACTGGTGCCTTTAATAGGGTTATATTGGATATTGGAGATTATAGAGAGCGATTTAAATCCAGGTTTATTAATTTAGCAATAAATTCTTTTCATAAAGTCAAAAGAACCAGGCGTTCTATTTTGTTGCCATCAATGAATCCTTTTGAAAGAAGAATTATTCATACAACTTTAAATCGTTATAGTGATATAAAAACTGAAAGCGAGGGTGATGGAAATATAAAAAGAATAAGGGTTTCTTATGTCAGAAATAATAGATTTGGCAGCAATAACTTTCGAAGTTATCAAAAAAGAGATCTTGGGTTTAAAAAATAG
- the yidC gene encoding membrane protein insertase YidC: MNQSKRILRTVYLSLFLIGLFMLINDIFSSWMLGSKSSDKELQFDLNKSFDDNKMLLSKSNNFNLIDKAQDIVVETGIYFATFSTFRGNLVSLKLKNHLNLEKDPTDLINVDYKNEPFFDVSFDYLVEDLFLYKKIDDFNHEFKAYFKNNGKTYEYVKKYTFSKKNEYLMRFEVIVNGLEDYNLLDIDSYKITFSSQIERLSDKAKLQYNNYLSQIIYYDNKLKYGKDDLRINNPKWIGSSTKYFEVLVSKENMEVEFKKEKGILKSFIVNNVINKKNISDKFFIYAGPKDNRYLDIFDKNSDNTFGLSDIAFGMSVEKSLWYLIQVPMQMVMQVFYDVIPNWGLSIIFLTIVVRILIFPLTFKGFRATAELSKLQPKMKELQVKFKHDPKKLNEEMGRLYKEEGVNPLGGCFPIILQLPIFFALYSLVNNLFLLRGANFIPGWIDDLSIGDSVYHFGYKLYFVSWTDIRILPFIMMFTQLGSTIVSSNIDLKNLGAQQKFLYFGMPIMFFFILYNMPSGLLIYWITTNIFTILQQYYIKMHLS; this comes from the coding sequence GTGAATCAAAGTAAAAGAATTTTAAGAACCGTTTATTTGTCTTTATTTTTAATAGGTCTTTTTATGCTTATTAATGATATTTTTTCTTCCTGGATGTTAGGCTCTAAGTCTTCTGACAAGGAATTGCAGTTTGATTTAAACAAAAGTTTTGATGATAATAAAATGCTTTTAAGTAAAAGCAATAACTTTAATTTGATTGATAAGGCCCAAGATATTGTTGTAGAAACAGGGATATATTTTGCTACTTTTTCAACATTTAGAGGAAATTTGGTTTCATTAAAGCTTAAAAATCATTTAAATTTAGAAAAAGATCCTACAGACTTGATTAATGTTGATTATAAAAATGAACCTTTTTTTGATGTTAGTTTTGACTATTTAGTAGAGGATTTGTTTTTGTATAAAAAAATAGATGATTTTAATCATGAATTTAAAGCTTATTTTAAGAATAATGGTAAAACTTATGAATATGTAAAGAAGTATACATTTTCTAAAAAGAATGAATACTTAATGAGATTTGAAGTTATTGTAAATGGTCTTGAAGATTATAACTTATTGGATATTGATTCTTATAAAATTACTTTTAGTTCTCAGATTGAAAGGCTTAGTGATAAAGCTAAGCTGCAATATAATAATTATTTATCTCAAATAATTTATTATGATAATAAGCTTAAATATGGTAAAGATGATCTAAGGATTAACAATCCTAAATGGATTGGTTCTAGTACCAAGTATTTTGAGGTGTTGGTTTCTAAAGAAAATATGGAGGTTGAGTTTAAGAAGGAAAAAGGAATTCTTAAATCGTTTATTGTCAATAATGTTATAAATAAAAAAAACATTAGTGATAAGTTTTTTATTTATGCTGGGCCTAAAGACAACAGATATCTAGACATTTTTGACAAGAATAGTGATAATACCTTTGGTTTATCTGATATTGCTTTTGGAATGTCAGTAGAAAAGAGTTTGTGGTATTTAATTCAAGTTCCTATGCAAATGGTAATGCAAGTTTTTTATGATGTTATACCTAATTGGGGGCTTTCAATTATTTTTTTGACAATTGTTGTTAGAATACTTATATTTCCTTTGACATTTAAGGGATTTAGAGCTACTGCTGAGCTTTCCAAACTTCAACCTAAAATGAAAGAACTTCAAGTGAAGTTTAAGCATGATCCCAAGAAGTTGAATGAAGAGATGGGAAGGCTTTATAAAGAAGAAGGAGTTAATCCTCTTGGAGGGTGTTTCCCCATAATTTTGCAGCTTCCTATATTTTTTGCCCTTTATTCACTTGTAAATAATTTATTTTTATTAAGAGGAGCTAATTTTATTCCAGGATGGATTGATGATTTATCTATCGGTGACAGCGTATATCATTTTGGATATAAGCTTTATTTTGTTTCTTGGACTGATATTAGAATTTTGCCTTTTATTATGATGTTTACTCAATTAGGGTCTACAATTGTTAGTTCTAATATTGATTTAAAAAATCTAGGAGCGCAGCAGAAGTTTTTATATTTTGGAATGCCTATTATGTTTTTTTTCATACTTTACAATATGCCATCAGGGCTTTTAATATATTGGATTACAACAAATATTTTTACTATTTTACAGCAATACTATATAAAGATGCATTTGTCTTAA
- the rnpA gene encoding ribonuclease P protein component, translated as MKKRNISLKSKIEIQKIFKEGNLIRFSNLNLKMFCKSNHLIYSRLLVTFSKSFRGSVKRNRVRRLFKEAFRKRLELLEGRAIDVIFVVYYDRLDLTYFSIESLMKSLVLMV; from the coding sequence ATGAAAAAAAGAAATATTAGTCTAAAATCAAAAATAGAAATTCAAAAAATTTTCAAAGAAGGTAACCTGATTAGATTTAGCAATCTTAATCTTAAAATGTTTTGCAAATCAAATCATCTGATTTATTCTAGGCTTCTTGTTACCTTTTCTAAAAGTTTTAGGGGATCTGTTAAAAGGAATCGCGTTAGGAGACTTTTTAAAGAAGCTTTTAGAAAAAGATTAGAATTGTTAGAAGGTAGGGCTATAGATGTTATTTTTGTAGTTTATTATGACAGGTTGGATTTGACATATTTTAGTATTGAATCTCTTATGAAAAGTTTAGTTTTAATGGTGTGA